A portion of the Cryptomeria japonica chromosome 5, Sugi_1.0, whole genome shotgun sequence genome contains these proteins:
- the LOC131037278 gene encoding dehydrodolichyl diphosphate synthase CPT3 isoform X2, whose translation MMASYSAFKSFGSSCFQKTAAFLANSIYQIFRRFVIWIVSAGSVPNHVAIIMDGNRRYATKRNAKKLKGHEFGYNSLMHNLRDCYELGIKYEKLELLIEKGSIVNKYGIRVQIIGDLSLFPQHVREAAERAMAFSRNNDRAVLNICAPYTGTQEIAQAIEGVINNGDLAEKEIRAEDIERHLYTSNCPEPELLIRTSGETRLSNFFLWQTSFSLLYATPTLWPEFTFRHLIRAILEYQRAYPFLQKQKDQLLKLVSHQHHD comes from the exons ATGATGGCTTCTTATTCAGCCTTCAAATCTTTCGGTAGTTCATGCTTTCAGAAGACTGCCGCCTTTTTGGCAAATTCAATCTACCAAATCTTCAGACGTTTTGTAATATGGATTGTTTCGGCGGGCTCTGTTCCGAATCATGTTGCGATCATAATGGACGGCAATAGGAGATACGCAACCAAAAGAAATGCGAAGAAATTGAAGGGGCATGAATTTGGGTATAACAGCCTGATGCATAACCTGAGGGACTGTTATGAATTGGGGATAAAATAT GAGAAACTGGAGCTGCTTATTGAAAAGGGGAGCATTGTTAACAAATATGGAATTCGGGTGCAGATTATAGGGGATTTGAGCCTTTTTCCCCAGCATGTAAGAGAAGCTGCAGAAAGAGCCATGGCTTTCTCCAGAAATAATGATAGGGCTGTTCTAAATATCTGTGCCCCTTATACTGGCACGCAGGAGATTGCCCAGGCTATTGAAGGTGTTATTAATAATGGGGATTTAGCTGAAAAGGAGATTAGGGCTGAGGATATTGAGAGGCATTTGTATACATCGAATTGCCCAGAGCCAGAGCTTTTGATTAGGACTTCTGGGGAGACCAGGCTTAGCAATTTTTTCCTCTGGCAGACTTCCTTTTCTTTGCTCTATGCTACTCCAACTCTCTGGCCTGAGTTTACCTTCAGGCACCTCATCAGGGCTATTTTGGAGTATCAGAGAGCTTACCCATTTCTGCAGAAGCAAaaagatcaactgctaaagcttgTTTCTCATCAGCACCATGACTAA
- the LOC131037278 gene encoding dehydrodolichyl diphosphate synthase CPT3 isoform X1: MMASYSAFKSFGSSCFQKTAAFLANSIYQIFRRFVIWIVSAGSVPNHVAIIMDGNRRYATKRNAKKLKGHEFGYNSLMHNLRDCYELGIKYVSVYAFSIENFRRSKEEVETLMNLMQEKLELLIEKGSIVNKYGIRVQIIGDLSLFPQHVREAAERAMAFSRNNDRAVLNICAPYTGTQEIAQAIEGVINNGDLAEKEIRAEDIERHLYTSNCPEPELLIRTSGETRLSNFFLWQTSFSLLYATPTLWPEFTFRHLIRAILEYQRAYPFLQKQKDQLLKLVSHQHHD, translated from the coding sequence ATGATGGCTTCTTATTCAGCCTTCAAATCTTTCGGTAGTTCATGCTTTCAGAAGACTGCCGCCTTTTTGGCAAATTCAATCTACCAAATCTTCAGACGTTTTGTAATATGGATTGTTTCGGCGGGCTCTGTTCCGAATCATGTTGCGATCATAATGGACGGCAATAGGAGATACGCAACCAAAAGAAATGCGAAGAAATTGAAGGGGCATGAATTTGGGTATAACAGCCTGATGCATAACCTGAGGGACTGTTATGAATTGGGGATAAAATATGTGAGTGTTTATGCTTTCAGTATTGAAAATTTCAGGCGGTCAAAGGAGGAAGTTGAGACGCTCATGAATTTGATGCAGGAGAAACTGGAGCTGCTTATTGAAAAGGGGAGCATTGTTAACAAATATGGAATTCGGGTGCAGATTATAGGGGATTTGAGCCTTTTTCCCCAGCATGTAAGAGAAGCTGCAGAAAGAGCCATGGCTTTCTCCAGAAATAATGATAGGGCTGTTCTAAATATCTGTGCCCCTTATACTGGCACGCAGGAGATTGCCCAGGCTATTGAAGGTGTTATTAATAATGGGGATTTAGCTGAAAAGGAGATTAGGGCTGAGGATATTGAGAGGCATTTGTATACATCGAATTGCCCAGAGCCAGAGCTTTTGATTAGGACTTCTGGGGAGACCAGGCTTAGCAATTTTTTCCTCTGGCAGACTTCCTTTTCTTTGCTCTATGCTACTCCAACTCTCTGGCCTGAGTTTACCTTCAGGCACCTCATCAGGGCTATTTTGGAGTATCAGAGAGCTTACCCATTTCTGCAGAAGCAAaaagatcaactgctaaagcttgTTTCTCATCAGCACCATGACTAA
- the LOC131037265 gene encoding dehydrodolichyl diphosphate synthase CPT3-like: MAVYSAFKSFINPRFQDNASFTRNLVYQLFRRFVIWIVSAGSVPEHVAIIMDGNRRYATKRKMKKLTGHEFGYNSLMHTVRDCYELGIKYVTVYAFSIENFKRSKEEVETLMNLMQEKLELLIEKESMVNTCGIRVQIMGDLSLFPQRVREAADRAMAFSRNNDTAFLNICAPYTGTQEIAQAVEGVMKAGDLNEKKISAEDIERHLYTSDCPEPELLIRTSGETRLSNFLLWQTSFSLLYATPILWPEFSFRHLVRAVLEYQKAYPFLQKRKAQLLTLVPHQHHD; the protein is encoded by the coding sequence ATGGCAGTATATTCAGCCTTCAAATCCTTCATCAATCCACGCTTTCAAGACAACGCTAGCTTTACAAGAAATTTAGTATACCAATTATTCAGACGATTTGTAATATGGATTGTTTCTGCGGGCTCTGTTCCAGAGCATGTTGCGATCATAATGGACGGCAATAGGAGATACGcaaccaaaagaaaaatgaagaaattgacgGGGCATGAATTTGGGTATAACAGCCTGATGCATACTGTGAGGGACTGTTATGAATTGGGGATAAAATACGTGACTGTTTATGCTTTCAGTATTGAGAATTTCAAGCGGTCAAAGGAGGAAGTTGAGACGCTCATGAACTTGATGCAGGAGAAGCTGGAGCTGCTCATTGAAAAGGAGAGCATGGTTAATACTTGTGGAATTCGTGTGCAAATTATGGGAGATTTGAGCCTTTTTCCCCAGAGAGTAAGAGAAGCTGCAGACAGAGCCATGGCTTTCTCTAGAAATAATGACACGGCCTTTCTAAATATCTGCGCTCCTTATACTGGTACACAGGAGATTGCCCAGGCCGTTGAAGGCGTTATGAAGGCAGGGGATTTAAATGAAAAGAAGATTAGTGCAGAGGATATAGAGAGGCATCTTTATACATCTGATTGTCCAGAGCCAGAGCTTTTAATTAGGACTTCTGGGGAGACCAGGCTTAGCAACTTTCTTCTCTGGCAAACTTCCTTTTCTTTGCTCTATGCTACTCCAATCCTCTGGCCTGAGTTCTCCTTCAGGCACCTTGTCAGGGCTGTTTTGGAATATCAGAAAGCTTACCCATTTCTACAGAAGCGAAAAGCTCAACTGCTAACGCTTGTTCCTCATCAACATCATGACTAA